The DNA segment GACACTTCACTTAGGCTACTCATGTCTTCAATTAGTACCTACTCAGAAACTAAGGTCATTTAatgtttcattaaaaaatttgacaATGTTATCCTACTTGCTATAACCTCAAATCTAAGTGACAAGCGTGATTTTAAATagatatttctaattttttacAGACAGCTCTGGCTACAAGATACTGCCATGAAGACTTTAGCAGACAATACTACCCTACTGCCGGTGCTGACTTTTTCCTGAAACGAACAGTAGTTCAAGGAAACCGTCCACTACGACTTGTTATCTGGGATCTCAGCGGTCATTCTCTTGGAAGTGACATGTTTGACAAATACATGTATGGTGCTCAAGTGAGTATGATATGTCTACCATACTTCCTATCATAAAGAAGTAAACTATAAATACAGAGTCTATAGTCTTTGATCTAATCAGTTgacaacttatttatttattacaacatttatttaattacttGTCAACATTGAGAACGCTGCAAACGGGGACAATAATAGCTTCCACTAAATCAAGCGTCCACTAGCTGCCGCGGGAACACGGAATTGGAATTCAGTTTTCTCCATCCATGACCAGCACTTGCTGGATAGATCGCGTCATTAGGTCAAACTTATTTACTTATAGAAACACACGATCGAGATGGGTGGCAATTAAAGTGAACTTGAAAAACTCCGAATTGCCTCCTCATTCAGGGAGTAAAGCGGCAGGTTCACAAGCTTTGCCCAAAGCACCCTCTCAAATATCTTCACTTCCTGCACACAGAGACTCATTGGAATGTCATGTAGGCCTACATCTGAGCGTTCCCGCTACCTAGTGGAAGCTACTATTGTtcctctgaatttattattagtagggcTATAGGCCTACTCCcagattaattttctctctctgagattaagttttattttttgtgtcatgtgtactgtattgtattgtttttctaattctctctttacttacaaaaggaattgcatatatgctacaaatgaattacattatgttactaaatgGATTACATAAATGTACAGTGAAttatagattaataattacatgaatcatctctttttcttttgagtttttgaatcattatgaatttattctagtttttctgctctcctagtatttcactcttagtacttcttcttttcggattgaaatttttttttttttctggtttctcatacattccatatgtttcttttttctttattatatttttttctattttcgactgaatctcaagccactaattatagccgactgattactcgttgccatcgctcaaactacttagttttgctggtaacgccatttttaaatggaaaatattttaattttaagtttttgcaatgtattgtatatatgcaaatttttatatttttcacatttgtaaagtttgtttaatgattttggcaataaatatttctttatttctttctttctttccttTGTGCAGACTGCTTTAAAGAGACTGGCGAAAGACTTGTACATTTTGTTTTAGTGCATATCGAGCCAGAAAAATCAAGGGTTTGATCACATTAGATGCATACATGTGCTAGTGCACGCATgatcatgcatgaccaagcgctcagatgagaaacaatatctggaaagagcaatagaaACACTCAgaacttgctggttgcgttcagtgtcaGCAGCTACTtacaagtcacaacgtgtttcaatggctctttcgagattttgtttctcggctcatgcatgatcagacttgcacttgcacatacacgcatccaatgtgatcatacccttagTACATTGCCTTATTAATACTGTATTGTTGTCTTGGTTGCAAAAATCATCCTCATAAGCCCTCGgcacacagggacaatagtaGCGTCTACTAATAGCTGCCAATAGTGTCATCACACAGGGACATTGGTAGCGTCCGAACCCCTTCTCACAGGGACGATACACgggattctatagtgaggtccacgttataatggcagtgtttgattagcaatggtattactatccttgtctatcattcaacaaagcggatagcgctatctctttctcgctttgctctgttgccagatcgtcttttaacagtgtagaattaataattaatttacaaaatatttaatcttaattttgtgaaaatgcattatgaaattattgaaaaatataacttgttgtttaataaaatataattatattaaacaaaaatcaaccgttaatattacatcaataaacctctatagtgaggttcacgttataatgacagtatttgatcaactttggttttgctatccttgtctatcattcgacaaagccggtggtactatccttttataggtccacaacgatgccaattatgatttttacagtgtagaaatataattaattaatgcagagaatcggcatcgctattcttctatctttatccactgccattataacgtggacctcactatatcagctaccgtctatagaaggcattgacaagacagaggatcggcaacgtttttcttctatctttatcctctgccattataacgtggacctcatataGGAGATTCTATTGTGCCTGTGTACAGCAGGAATAGCATAGATCAACtaaaattgttcaaatctaGTTGGTAATGCATTGGccatcattcatttattaggttaaaacatcacaatattttggaaaaatacAGGCACTAGCCCAAAACTTATTCTCTTCTTGGATTTAgtttattatcaaaaaataatcaGCATACTCATGGCttactctatctatagtaggctgtggcATACTACATTCAGCTGTTGTTGGTTTAAATCAACTAATTCTTCCCAATATATCAATTTAATGtagtgattaataataaaactgatgatCTGAAGGTTGATGACAATTTGATGTCAACTCATCTTGCATtgatataattgtttattttaaatttcgaCGCTGTAAAAGTATAGGCTACTCAAAATATGtgtagaatattatttctatgaccaggtttcacaaaagcctgttgaattttaatcatgattaaatgccactagagccaatcagagaaggcttccTTGAAAGGAGCGCTTTATTGATTGGTTTTCAAGAcatttaatcatggttaaactgtaacaggcttttgtgcaatagGGTCCAAAGTGTCtagtattttttaaaacttgaattaatgaatgaaatggTATTGTTTAGATTGTTATGCTGTTATTTGATATCACGAACGCCAACAGCTTTACACGATTGGTCGACTGGCTGGAAGCATCCAGACGTGTTTTAAGGGATAAAAAACCAACTCTAGCTCTCATTGCCAATAAGGGTTAGATGGTTTTACATGTTTATTAGAAACACTACTATGCACTGGTGTTGCACGGTCTATTATTTGAATGTCACAGTAGACACTGATCTGGTCTAAGTACAGAATGTTCGagaattttctagaaaattaatttttgtttgtcaGCACTTTTCAACTCTCACTCTATTTTAggtaataatgttttattttaaacAGCACAATATACAAGACTACAAATTCATAACATCCTAATCTTGGCTTTCGCCGCCAGGTCGAGTTgagatttttcatttaataaaattaaagaaATCTTTATTTAAAAGTGAACATTTAAGAgaaattcaatatatatttaaatcaaACATAACAGGGAGATAAAACACTATAAAAGCAAATTAATTTACAGAAAATCTTGATGGGCTATTCCACAATATCAAAACATGCAGAGTCGTTATATTGAACAGAATGATAGTCGGAAAGTGTCTTATTTCATTTGGTTTCAATTGATATTATACATTTATATGCTTACCCTACTTCATTACTTGAAATTCTCTAACAAGATATTTTAGGTAATATCTCCGTACTCAAGTATACTGAGAATCAcgataataattttatacagataatataatatttattcatttcacttCCAATTAGAACATTCATCGCTATTAATCATCGTGTATGAAGTTTCTTCATCTTTTGTCATTTTGCAGTGTCACAGGTGATAGAACACTCTTTATTATGATAATAGATCAATGTGCTCTGTTATGTATGgcatttaattaaaattatttgtgaTTTGCTACATTGGTTTAACAGAATAAACTGATCAAAAAGATTCATCAAGTAACAAGATGTACCAATTAATTGACTTAATTATTTCAACCATACACTCCATTCAGATTTAATTATAGTTTCAATAGTTTACTTGGAATGGATtaggatatttttatatttattaaatttttactCTGTATTTGACAATTTATGTGTAAATTTATGTTTGACAAGATCTTATATTCATGTATATGAATCTAtggatcaaataaatgaattattattattacatattatCAGACCTAACAGAGATAATTaaaatcattgattaattttcaagCAGGGTAGCCTTCTAGCCTATTTCTGTGCTTTGTTTTGTCATTAATTGatactttcaaattcatattatgtgatagcatagccacctctaatacagaggTATGGTAATAGTTATAATCTTATTCTAGTATCAATATAATCATTTCGGATGtaagtttttctgtttttcattAAACTTTGAAAGATAATTTAACTGTATTTCATGTTGTATTATAGGAGACATGGAACATCAAAGAACAGTTCCCTATGAAAAGCAAGTGAGATTTGCTAATGATAACGGTATCTCTTCGCATTCAATTTCAGCAAGAACTGGTGAAAATGTAAGTTTCAATGTTCCAATAGCTCACTTTCTTGGTAAGGGCATTTACTCATATTTACatacaaattaaaaatcaaagtactcATTTGAAAATGACAATAAAAGTCGATACatgttgtgagaaataaaataaagttgaaagcAGGGTACCGGTACtctgattttactttccttgctctattaccgtaggtaagaaaagtattgctttccgaaaaaaattaaggtaccccaatttctaaatttctatacgtttcaaggtcccctgagtccgaaaaagtggtttttgggtattggtctgtatgtgtgtgtgtatgagtgaatgtgcgtctgtgtacacgatatctcatctcccaattaacggaatgacttgaaatttggaacttaaggtccttacacaataaggatccgacacgaacaatttcgatcaaatgaaattcaatatggcggctaaaatggtgaaaatgttgtcaaaaaccgggtttttcgcgattttctcgaaaatggctccaacgattttgattaaatttatacctaaaatagtcattataaGCGTtaacaactgccacaagtcccatatctgtaaaaaattccaggagctccgccccatctatgcaaagtttgattttacatttccaattatcaggtatcagatataatttgaacgaaaaattccgagtggaaaagattgagcatgaaaatctctacaattaatgtccagtaacattttcacctaaaattaaaaataagctagaaatttgagaaaatgtgatcattcaattgcaaactgttggcaactgttgattctattaaatcattcactatgaagagatagcagatctcgtgtgtatccagcgttattgtcctgtcaccagctggctcagatctttgaattgtagacttgagatgcgcgtgaacactagcgtcaggtgatcaattttcataacggcaaggaaagttgtgtgagtgcgtgcgccacaccagattttttaattgttatatttatttcaatagcTCTTTAATTTTCAACTAGTGTCGTAGaaagcccccccccccccgggactagagaactcgctcaagattTCGCTGATATTCTGCCTGAAGTTCTATTGAAAGCAATGAAATGTCAAGAGAAATACGCATGATGAATTAGTTCAAGCTGCACTTGGTGTGATTAAGCTGCAAATTTATGTCTAAGGGTGTGTGCATACAGTGAGCGGTTGACCGTTCCGAGTTCCAGAGTTCCAGCGGTCTTTGAAGgatacagatatatatatatccaagttctgtgtacagtagaactccaattatccgaattAATGGGGACCGGGACTCATTCGGATAATCAAATATTCCGAAAAtcggagtttttttttaattgccattggagagaaaaaaagctacgttttgatattgc comes from the Nilaparvata lugens isolate BPH chromosome 1, ASM1435652v1, whole genome shotgun sequence genome and includes:
- the LOC111050200 gene encoding ras-related protein Rab-28 gives rise to the protein MSDNFNDCIEKVIKIAILGEPSVGKTALATRYCHEDFSRQYYPTAGADFFLKRTVVQGNRPLRLVIWDLSGHSLGSDMFDKYMYGAQIVMLLFDITNANSFTRLVDWLEASRRVLRDKKPTLALIANKGDMEHQRTVPYEKQVRFANDNGISSHSISARTGENVSLCFQRICAEFLGLRLTKAEQEEQLNIVKAEIVTQNGPQVASVQAAPSAICSLQ